A part of Colius striatus isolate bColStr4 chromosome 13, bColStr4.1.hap1, whole genome shotgun sequence genomic DNA contains:
- the LOC104557929 gene encoding potassium voltage-gated channel subfamily C member 3-like: MEGSKEKIILNIGGVRYETYNSTLQTFPGTKLCSLTEAHAPSIYDYDPTSKEFFFDRNSEIFSYVLNYYRTKHFHCPTDTCRSVLEEELAFWEINEAQLASCCWMKLNNKEVQPEEFDIWDKNEQTDDQCLIVQTERRDFSWRTKWQPKIWSLFEKPFSSFSAKCLAFVSLLFIVGIVIIFCEETKAQFEFFTANFTSVGYSEVSHKGHEPYYHQAAYLLHLELFCVLWFTFEFSVRCCFCPDKKLFFKNPLNVVDFLSLFPVYIELFVAGQIERKPSLGLWLGFVRIVYLLKLLKISKLIETPLILRVLCYTLKSVLREICILLMILAFETLFFGSLFFYGELLGSHPSYIGETHFTDILVCFWWALITLTTVGYGDIIPLTTAGQVTAALAAVFGLLTVIIPIPIFLVKFKTYYDIAVFKQRLKRSEKH, translated from the exons ATGGAAGGCtccaaggaaaaaataatcctgaATATTGGGGGAGTCAGATATGAGACATACAACAGCACCCTCCAGACCTTCCCAGGGACCAAGCTGTGCAGCCTAACAGAGGCCCACGCCCCAAGTATCTATGACTATGATCCCACCAGCAAAGAATTCTTTTTTGATAGGAATTCTGAGATCTTCAGCTACGTGTTGAACTATTACAGGACCAAACATTTCCACTGCCCCACTGATACCTGTAGGTCAGTTTTAGAAGAAGAATTGGCTTTCTGGGAAATAAATGAGGCACAGCTGGCGTCCTGCTGCTGGATGAAGCTGAATAACAAAGAGGTGCAGCCAGAGGAGTTTGACATTTGGGATAAAAATGAACAGACCGATGACCAGTGCCTCATAGTCCAGACAGAAAGGAGGGATTTCAGCTGGCGAACCAAATGGCAGCCAAAAATTTGGTCTCTGTTTGAAAAacccttttcctctttcagtgCTAAG TGCCtggcttttgtttctctgctgttcATCGTTGGAATTGTCATCATATTCTGTGAGGAAACCAAGGCACAATTTGAGTTCTTTACTGCTAACTTCACCTCTGTTGGCTACTCTGAGGTCTCTCACAAGGGCCATGAACCTTATTACCACCAGGCTGCCTACTTGCTTCATCTGGAGCTTTTCTGTGTCCTCTGGTTTACTTTTGAGTTCTCAGTGCGATGTTGTTTCTGCCCAGACAAgaagttatttttcaaaaatcccCTCAATGTGGTTGacttcctctccctcttcccagttTATATTGAACTCTTTGTGGCTGGACAGATTGAGAGAAAGCCAAGCCTGGGGCTTTGGTTGGGCTTTGTCCGCATTGTCTATCTCCTTAAACTCCTGAAGATATCCAAGCTGATAGAAACACCACTGATCCTGAGGGTTCTGTGCTATACTCTCAAATCTGTCCTCAGAGAGATTTGCATCCTGCTGATGATTTTGGCCTTTGAGACCCTCTTCTTTGGCTCTCTCTTTTTCTATGGGGAGTTGCTGGGTAGCCATCCCTCCTACATAGGGGAGACACACTTCACTGACATTCTTGTTTGCTTCTGGTGGGCTTTGATCACACTCACTACAGTGGGCTATGGAGATATTATCCCTCTCACCACAGCTGGCCAAGTGACTGCAGCCTTAGCTGCAGTATTTGGTTTGTTAACTGTTATCATCCCCATACccatttttcttgtaaaatttAAAACCTATTACGACATTGCTGTCTTCAAACAGAGGCTGAAAAGGAGCGAGAAACATTAA